The sequence GTGTTGATTCACGTCTTATTGTTGATAAATTTTACACTCCTTTCTTATTCTCTATAGTTTTTCCGATTTGAAACGCTACCTAAGATTTAGAATTGGATGTTCACTTAAAAAGATAATATGTTGAAAAATAACCAATGAATACACAATATAATATTACGCATATATAATGCAATGTTTAAACCGTTTTGGTAAAAATATGGGATCATCTAAAAGTATGTGTACTCATCCTATCAACTGCTATAGAGACTAGTTAATTAAACTTGTTAACTCACCCATGTGGAGATATGGTCCCTAAAAGCAACCCGTTAATCAACACGACCACATGACATGCTTCTCTGTAAGTAAAGATTTCATCGTATGGGTCGTAATAACAATAAAGCCTCATTTTCCTTGTCTTACAGTAGGATCTGGTGCGAAAATCTACTTTTTTGGATGGTGTCTTGTTCCTAGTAACCATACTCCATTGTCACAACCCATTAAACCAGTTCACCTATATATATAAGGCATCTAAGATGCAAATAAAATAGCACGTTATAAATGCATGTTCATTTTAAAACTTTCTATCAACGCGcctcaaaacaaaaaaaaaaaaaatgtcctCGACGGAGAAAAATGCGCTGAGCTCGAAAGCCCACTGAGAGCAAGTCTTCTTGAGGGAGAAAGATGCGACTGAGCTCGAAGGCCTATCTGACTCACTAGCGAATCAGAAAAACCCCAATTTTCATCAATGTCAGGCTCCTTTAAGTAGCTAGTCAGTCACCATTCTCATCCACGGCTGAGACACTGGTCTATGGTGGCAACATAGCAGTCCCACTCTGAGAGATAGCCTTGCCTCTCAACTTTCGTAACCATAGAGAGGCAAGGCTAGCGCTCATGGTCGGGTTGTTATGTTGACATCAAAGACGAAAGTCTCGGCCGTCAATGAGAATTGTGATTAAAGTACttgaatgaaaaagaaaatgtcCCTGTAGTTGATGTTAATTGGGATTTTCCTAATTTTCCAATGAGGGATTTAACATCAGATAGGCCTTTGAGGTTAGTTTCATCTTTCTCCATCACGAGAACTTCTTCAAGTTCTGCTATCACCGGTGATAGTGTCATATTCACACATCATCTACCACACTGAGTTTATTTCCATTGGAGCTTGTAAGCAATAATCGTAACAATGATAATTCGGGctatgtgttcaaaaaaaaaaaaaaaaaaaaaaataattcggACTCTTAGGATGGGGTTCTAAGCTTCGGCTAAGAACcgtttcttaacttttaactaagaaaagctaagaaccgtctcctaaataagagatataagagcaCCTCCAATGGGAGTTCTACCCCTTGGAGCTCTAAAAATgaatatgtatgtatgtatatattgtgtATATGTATGTAGTTGTGGGGTCCACTAAATAATGTAGAAGCCCTATCCAAAGATTctaaaagttttgtttttagaACCTTTGGATAGGGATTCTACACTATTTAGTGGACCCCAcaattacatatacatatacaatgtATACATACACACATATTCATTTTTAGAGTTCCAAGGGGTAGAATCCCCTATTGGAGGTGCTCTAATAGCTGGTTCTTAGCCGAAaggtattaaaaaaaatgttaaatcatgagttaagaatCCCAAATTAAGGCCCggattaatcatgctctaaaaaTCTTTTAATGTTTGCTTATTTTTTTGATCTCCGCCACTGGTTGTGTGAATATAACACTATCCAGCGAGAGCAGAACTTGAAGAAGTCCTCCTGATGGAGAAAGATACGACTAACCTCGAAGGCCTATCAATCTTAAAGACCGTTTTATAGGCATGGATCTTATATGGAATCATGGTTTAATAGGGTACCAAATACTACAAATATTTTTCTCTTTCGTGTTTCTAGCGAGACAGAGAttgttgttctgtttttttttttgtcaatcgcAGTGGTTGAATGATGCTCTACTTAGATTTCAATGTGTGTCTCAACCATGTATATTGTCAATGAAAGAAAAGAATGATGCTCTACTTGCACAAAATGATTTCCATATTGTCAACATTTTAGCATACGTTGGAAACATCGGCAATTAAGGCCTGACTgattcaaacgcagcggttgcgggagtttgtggatgcgggcggttgcggtttctagcggttttaaaagatttatatgattgatactgcggttaaaaatgggtacgtttgcgggtgacttatgactagTTAATTACCAAATGcagtaacagtcaaataataaattaacaatatttacatttaatataattataaaatatcaaaaattataaaactataataaatataaaatttacatttagaaagttataattttaatttttgaaaatttattgaaattgtttttattataaaattttataatattaactaaaatataatagatatattttaatattttcataatttcaattttcaattttttattaaatatttttacttttttatatatatatattgttttaaaaaaaaagaaaaaaaatttaccctcccacaaccgcccgcaaccgcaaacgctagctggagccagcttttgaatttatgagatacGGAGCGGTTTGAAATGGTTTAGAGCGATTtaagtgattgttgcaaaccgccgacaaccgctaccaaccgcaaaagctgtgtttgcgggtggtagcgggaaaaccagttgTCCCCTAAATGTGTTTAGCTATAAAATGAATAAATGGTTGTTAACATTTTTACCCCAAAATTTTGAATAGAtggataaataatatataaacatctaTTTTGTTTGGACGTCTATTTTGTTAATACCAATTCTTCTGTTTCATGAAGTGtcattataacatttttttgttatataaaaatttcCACTTTAGAATTTCAatgtaatatatacatattttgaaCTTAATAttaatcacaaaatattttgaacttataaatagttttgtttCTTACAAGCCATTGATTAAATAGATTCATTTATTATAgacataaatttattttaattattttatttatctgtATAAaacatactccctctgtttctaaATATAAGATGTTCTAGGTAAAATAtgcttattaaaaaaatattttatctaaaaagtattattgaaactataaattacaaaatattcaaccaattacaaaatagaactattaaatttgattgtTTATACAAATTTTGATAAAGTTAAGCTACCTaagaatatgaaaatattttatatattggaACATAAAATTTCTTCTAAACATCTTACATTACTGAGTATCAAAATAATACTTTTTGTTTAACAgatgaaatattatttagtCAAAATATATTGAGTAACATGTTAAGTACCCTGTGGTTCGGGAATTTGTAACAAGAACTCCCAAGGCTCCAAGCACTAGTGAGCCACAGTCCATTCTGAAGAATTTTGTGGCATTTTAGTGACTTCACCTAAAGCAAGATATTTCAAGCTAGATTGTCATGAATCTCAATATCAAACATTTGTTTTGATTAACCACGGTTTCCGGATCCCACTTAGTGGAGCCGACTAATCTGTGGAATCCCGACATACTGATCATGtgtattgagttttttttttctcaagtaCATCTAGACCAACTCCCGCTTAGTTAATATGAAACATTTCACTATAGAAGAGATTAAATTTAAGGAGAACAAACTCAAGAGGTATATATCTTTAAGGACAACAATGTCAAGGTGaaattatctatattattaaaactgaagtaccttttagtactgtttggaaacatgaataaaaattaaaacaaaaattgtttgaaaacaggaatagcagattaaatattttttttaatttacatatttaaccattgtatttacaataattaaatacttcatttttataacttttttatttacagattctGCCACTGTATTTaatatcaaattaaattaattaattataatagttgttgtttctttatggtgaaaataaaaacacaaacttaaatatatagtatataagtatatattataaatactttttaaactCTATTTAATTTAGTCAATATAAAAATTTCGAGAGTTCAATATTcaagaaaaaatatatcataaaattaataataattcttagaaaactaatgcaaaaattaaaaattttagtatgtagtttcattttaaaataaattaacaaataaacaacagatcaatatatgaatagtacaattacatcaaattgtatcaaattataaaaattttaatataatataatgcacaaataaaaataattattatcaaacatctatactattaaaagagaaacattctgaaaaaatctatttatgaaaggttgttaaactatttcattagaattaatttgttttggtcCTAAATTAATGACACTAATTATACACAATTAATAACTCTAACAACCCGTTCATCTTTTTGTGTTACtatgaaaaattaataaaatctccTAATATCGTGGGATCACAAATATTTGTTGTGTGTGGATATTAAAGTCACTAAATCACAATCATATGAAAGATAAAGTAATATTCCATATTCCATACATCAACTATATAATAATGTCATTAAACATATTGTACAATAACATCTTACATtatatagtttcaaatatttccaaaataaaatttaataaaaccaCTTTCACAAATCAtatgttaaaacaaaattatatatatatatatatatatatattatgttaacttaatttttataataagcattataattaaaaaaattattaagaaaattttataaCTATTAATAACCCTACAAATATGTTCTATtgagttatttaaaaaaaaaaatctaccaaGTAAACCTTAAGACATATCAATTTAACAAATGTAACTCTTATAAAATACACACAAAATATAATGAGAGAGTAAGTTTAAGTATTCGGGTCGGTTCTTTTCTATCTGAGTTTTATAGGTCCAAAACTGTTGGACCCAAAtggatatttgaatttttttcatgtCAGAATTGGTTTGTAATCATAATTCAAATACATATTAAATACATGTAATATTTGGATACATAGGAGGTCTAGGTCAGTTCAGATATTTAAagtctaaaaaaaattaagtaccTGAAAACCTACATAATGATCTGAAACttgaaaaatattagaaaacctaacaaatactcaaaatatattaaaatatatgaaaaagatCTTAAATTCTTCCCGAGATACAACccgaaaaactaaaaatatccaaacttttatttgaatatccgaaatatcttttttttttttaatttagaattttacCTGAAACCTAAAAGTATAATTGAAAActcaaacccaaaacaaacaaaaaaaaaatctatagtaCCAAAAATATATTCGAAATACTCAATATACTAATATACTCAAAACATTTCATGTACTTTCGGTATCCGAGTCTTGAGTAGGATCCGTACTAAACCAAGATATGTTGGTCCGAAAAAATATCCAATATATACATTTCCTTGGACCTGTTTTTTGGATTTGAATAAATGCCTAAACTTAGAGAGAGagttatataaaaatgtatatacaaaatctcaaataaactaattcataagtcatataattttaaacagatTCTCTTCTCGATATAATAAGATTTTGCAACCTAATAATGTACAACAATCCCAAAGtactaattcatatcaaacTTTATCTATAATCCAAAGCccgcgctttcgaagcgcggattaaaatctagtctatattataaaataatatatttgaccctatatgtaaattacaaaacataaaaaacatacatgaaatatttttataaaaccagCGATTTATGAATTTACGTTGAACATAAGTTAAATCAACCATCCGCACATGGGCGCGGGTCAAATTCTAGTATGTTCTTAAACATGGAGTATTATTTTAGttagttttatgtttatttggtttagttttgtaattttaaattaaaatttaataatatgtattttcattttcaaGTAGTATTTCAGAATATTCTCTACCGGAAAATCTACTATCAATCTCCTTATCCAAAACAGAAACGAATGCTCGAAGAGAAAGTAACGAAACCAGAGAGCTTTAGAGCTCATTAACAATGGTCTCTCTTCTCGGAACATCTCCTTCCTCAATCTTGTCTTGCCCTCGTCTTTCTTCAACACCTTTAACATCCCCCGTCTGCTTCCGACCAGGTTCCAATCTTCCCTATAAACCTCCCTTAAATTTCTCACTGTTACATGTTCTAGCCCTTCAATTTCTAGCAGTAAAGCTTGATTGTGTGTGTTCTTCTTTTTGCAGGTAACACTTTTGGAGGAAAGTTATACAGAAGAATACAATCAGAGACAAAGAAGAGCAGATCTCGTCACCATGTCTTGGTTACAAATGTCGCCACTGGGATCAACTCTATAGAACAAGTATGACTTTCTTAaacatcatataataaaaaaggatcaatcttggaatgatTTGTTGTGCTAAAGACATTAGCCTTTTTGGGGTTTATTAGGCAAAAAAGATTGATACAAAGGAAAGTGCAAGGCCAGTGTACCCCTTCGCCGCTATAGTTGGACAAGATGAGATGAATCTATGCCTTTTATTAAACGTCATTGACCCCAAGATAGGTGGTGTGATGATCATGGGAGACAGAGGAACCGGTAAATCAACAACCGTTAGATCTTTAGTCGATCTTCTCCCCGAGATCACGGTCGTTGCTGGCGACCCTTACAACTCAGACCCTAGAGATCCTGAGTTTATGGGGAAggaagtgagagagagagttcaaAAAGGCGAAGAGCTTGACGTCATGGAGACAAAGATCAACATGGTTGATCTTCCTTTAGGTGCTACTGAAGATAGAGTCTGCGGAACTATCGATATCGAGAAGGCCTTAACAGAAGGTGTCAAGGCCTTTGAGCCTGGGCTATTAGCTAAAGCCAACAGAGGGATTCTTTATGTGGATGAGGTTAACCTCTTGGATGATCATTTGGTTGATGTTCTTCTTGATTCTGCTGCTTCAGGTTGGAACACTGTTGAAAGAGAAGGGATTTCCATCTCTCACCCGGCTCGGTTTATCCTCATTGGCTCAGGGAATCCGGAGGAAGGAGAGCTTAGACCGCAGCTTCTCGATAGGTTTGGTATGCACGCGCAAGTAGGCACAGTTAGAGACGCTGAGCTGAGGGTCAAGATTGTGGAAGAGAGAGCTCGTTTTGATAGTAACCCAAAGGAGTTTCGAGAGTCTTATCTAGAGGAGCAGATGAAGCTTCAGGAGCAGATTACGAGCGCGAGAAGCAATCTTTCTGGAGTTGAGATCAATCAAGATTTGAAAGTGAAGATCTCGAGGGTCTGCGCTGAGCTTGACGTTGATGGACTGAGAGGTGACATTGTGACGAACAGAGCTGCGAGAGCGCTTGCTGCGCTTAAAGGAAGAGATCATGTGACGGCAGAAGATGTTGGTATCGTTATACCGAATTGCTTAAGACACCGTCTTAGGAAAGATCCTCTTGAGTCTATGGATTCGGGCATTGTCGTTACAGAGAAGTTCTACGAGGTGTTCAGCTAAAAGAGTAAAGACGAGAAGATCTTTGAAACACATTTAGTTACATGCTTTGTTTTTTTCGATTATTACAAGAATACATTTCAAGAAACATCAGTTTGGTTGTTTCCAGAAGCTTGGCTTGAGTTCTTGAAACTCAGGAGATCTCTGATAAACAATGGAGGCAACTCTGATCAGAATACCAGCAGTGAGTGCCCATATAACAAAGTTTCTCTCTTTGTCTTCCACATAGTAATCGAAGTAGTGAAGAAGATATCTTTCTTCTCCATGCTCTCGTTCCTCTGCTCTCCTGTTCTTGTCCTGCGTAAAATCCGAATAGAAACGCATTGAAGATCACTAAAACTTTTATCCAAAAACATGGTCAAATTACCTTGAGAAACATCTCTAGCGGAACATCAAAGATGTCTTCTACTTCAGCTGGATTTGGTAGCTGGTTAAATGCATTCTTGTCGTGTAGAAAACCGATAACTGGTACAACTGACATTCCCTTCTGCAAACACCCTCGAGGAGACTGACAGTTTAATAGCCAAGTAACTTgaatttatatgttttgattCAGTTTTTTTACCTTGTTAACAAATGGTTGAAGAACAGAAATGATTGTAACAAGAGAAGGATCTAAACCGATTTCTTCACGAGCTTCTCTCAACGCGGTAGCTATATCATCTGCATCTTCTTCGTCTCTTTTCCCTCCAGGCAATGCTACTTCTCCTACAACCGTTTTCATACGTTAAGATTAA comes from Brassica rapa cultivar Chiifu-401-42 chromosome A02, CAAS_Brap_v3.01, whole genome shotgun sequence and encodes:
- the LOC103853670 gene encoding magnesium-chelatase subunit ChlI-2, chloroplastic; translation: MVSLLGTSPSSILSCPRLSSTPLTSPVCFRPGNTFGGKLYRRIQSETKKSRSRHHVLVTNVATGINSIEQAKKIDTKESARPVYPFAAIVGQDEMNLCLLLNVIDPKIGGVMIMGDRGTGKSTTVRSLVDLLPEITVVAGDPYNSDPRDPEFMGKEVRERVQKGEELDVMETKINMVDLPLGATEDRVCGTIDIEKALTEGVKAFEPGLLAKANRGILYVDEVNLLDDHLVDVLLDSAASGWNTVEREGISISHPARFILIGSGNPEEGELRPQLLDRFGMHAQVGTVRDAELRVKIVEERARFDSNPKEFRESYLEEQMKLQEQITSARSNLSGVEINQDLKVKISRVCAELDVDGLRGDIVTNRAARALAALKGRDHVTAEDVGIVIPNCLRHRLRKDPLESMDSGIVVTEKFYEVFS
- the LOC103853669 gene encoding nudix hydrolase 11: MSSTPTDPLQFLIQRFQNYKSHHLLQHFPAKSSAVLVCIYQEQGKDGKDLRVILTKRSSTLSSHPGEVALPGGKRDEEDADDIATALREAREEIGLDPSLVTIISVLQPFVNKKGMSVVPVIGFLHDKNAFNQLPNPAEVEDIFDVPLEMFLKDKNRRAEEREHGEERYLLHYFDYYVEDKERNFVIWALTAGILIRVASIVYQRSPEFQELKPSFWKQPN